A single Triticum dicoccoides isolate Atlit2015 ecotype Zavitan chromosome 2A, WEW_v2.0, whole genome shotgun sequence DNA region contains:
- the LOC119352957 gene encoding anthocyanin 3'-O-beta-glucosyltransferase-like, translating into MAPVKDGEPPLHILFFPFLIPGHLIPMADMAALFAGRGVRCTILTTPFQASIIRSVVDRANKDNPTSPSIDISVVPFPDVGLPPGAESGMGLASQDERDMFNQAVRLLREPLERSLADHRADLDAVVSDSLFHWSVDVAAEHGVPRLGFTGSSMFACSCFHSMLRNCNPSDLDNLQSPSSSSTDGESDPEAVMVALPGLPHRVEMRRSQMMKRPEEWAFFRGVDATEQRSYGELFNSFCELEPDYVKHYRTTLGRRAWLVGPVSLASGSMGVASRGTDALSPEADGCLQWLDGKPAGSVVYVAFGTLATFSPEQLQELARGLDLSGSNFVWVISATGATTSSDDWMAEGLATASRGYIIRGWAPQVLILNHPAVGCFVTHCGWNSTLEALSAGVPMVTWPRHADQFHNEKLVVELLGAGVSVGAKDYASLTEAHAVIAGAVIAESVRRVMGAQGDAIQKKARDLSARARDAVENGGSSYGDVGRLMDELVNRRIQRHDAR; encoded by the exons ATGGCGCCTGTCAAGGACGGCGAGCCGCCGTTGCACATACTCTTTTTCCCGTTCCTCATCCCCGGCCACCTCATTCCGATGGCCGACATGGCGGCGCTGTTCGCGGGTCGTGGCGTCCGGTGCACCATCCTCACCACGCCGTTCCAAGCCTCCATCATCCGCTCCGTGGTCGATCGCGCCAACAAAGACAACCCTACTTCACCGTCGATCGATATCTCCGTCGTTCCTTTCCCGGACGTCGGGCTTCCGCCGGGCGCCGAGAGCGGCATGGGCCTCGCGTCCCAGGACGAGCGCGACATGTTCAATCAGGCGGTGCGGCTCCTCCGGGAGCCCTTGGAGCGGTCCCTGGCCGATCACCGCGCCGACCTGGACGCGGTGGTGTCCGACAGCCTCTTCCACTGGTCCGTGGACGTCGCCGCAGAGCACGGCGTCCCACGGCTCGGCTTCACCGGCAGCAGCATGTTCGCCTGCTCGTGCTTCCACAGCATGCTGCGTAACTGCAACCCGTCGGACTTGGACAACTTGCAGTCTCCATCGTCTTCCTCCACCGACGGTGAGAGTGATCCGGAGGCCGTGATGGTGGCGCTGCCGGGACTGCCGCACCGCGTGGAGATGAGGCGGAGCCAGATGATGAAGCGGCCAGAAGAGTGGGCCTTCTTCCGAGGTGTCGACGCCACGGAGCAGAGGAGTTACGGCGAGTTGTTCAACAGTTTCTGCGAGCTGGAGCCGGACTACGTCAAGCACTACCGCACGACGCTTGGACGCCGAGCGTGGCTCGTGGGGCCGGTCTCGCTCGCCAGCGGCAGCATGGGCGTGGCGTCGAGGGGCACCGACGCGCTCTCGCCGGAGGCGGACGGCTGCCTGCAGTGGCTCGACGGCAAGCCGGCTGGCTCGGTGGTGTACGTCGCGTTTGGTACGCTGGCCACCTTCTCGCCGGAGCAGCTGCAG GAGCTGGCCCGCGGCCTCGATCTCTCGGGCAGCAACTTCGTGTGGGTCATCTCCGCCACCGGCGCCACAACATCTTCAGATGATTGGATGGCGGAAGGCCTCGCGACGGCTTCGCGTGGGTACATCATCCGTGGGTGGGCGCCGCAGGTGCTCATCCTGAACCACCCAGCCGTGGGCTGCTTCGTGACCCACTGCGGGTGGAACTCGACGCTCGAGGCCCTAAGCGCCGGCGTGCCGATGGTGACGTGGCCGCGGCACGCCGACCAGTTCCACAATGAGAAGCTCGTCGTGGAGTTACTCGGGGCGGGGGTCAGCGTCGGTGCCAAGGACTACGCGTCGCTCACAGAGGCTCATGCGGTGATCGCCGGTGCGGTGATTGCCGAGTCGGTTAGGAGAGTGATGGGTGCTCAGGGCGACGCAATACAGAAAAAGGCCAGAGACCTCAGCGCAAGAGCGAGGGACGCGGTGGAGAATGGTGGATCATCGTACGGCGACGTCGGGCGGCTGATGGACGAGCTCGTGAACCGCCGGATTCAACGGCACGACGCTCGTTGA